The Patagioenas fasciata isolate bPatFas1 chromosome 3, bPatFas1.hap1, whole genome shotgun sequence genome contains a region encoding:
- the HLX gene encoding H2.0-like homeobox protein isoform X1, translating into MYTAGLAPFYASNFSLWSAAYCSASGPAAAGCFPLDAAAAKKPSFCIADILHAGGEAAGGPTDSLAGAPGTGMPAALGAVHHGGPFHATASPLRPTPVVAPDTPTTAFPPRLSPLSAAYHSHHHRPPQHRSPAAAAAGAAGGGGAPAPARLPGGHTHGSAPAPASKDLKFGIDRILSAEFDPKVKEGNTLRDLTSLLTTSRQTGVHLPNLQPSAGQFFASLDPINEASAILGPLNTNPRSSVQHQFQDTFPGPYAVLTKDTLPQTYKRKRSWSRAVFSNLQRKGLEKRFEIQKYVTKPDRKQLAAMLGLTDAQVKVWFQNRRMKWRHSKEAQAQKDKEPQPEPEPEPAAQRAGAPPATAAEPERSPSRSEGDSDSSDADSLDMAPSDTERTEGAERNLPAAGLGNSSGCTGLPSSPPAAAASPEPRNGL; encoded by the exons ATGTACACGGCCGGGCTGGCTCCTTTCTACGCCTCCAACTTTAGCCTGTGGTCAGCGGCGTATTGCTCAGCATCGGGGCCGGCAGCCGCCGGCTGCTTCCCTCTGGACGCCGCGGCGGCGAAGAAACCGTCTTTCTGCATCGCCGACATCCTCCACGCCGGAGGCGAGGCGGCGGGAGGACCCACCGACAGCCTGGCCGGGGCTCCCGGCACCGGGATGCCGGCGGCGTTGGGAGCCGTCCATCACGGCGGTCCTTTCCACGCCACCGCCTCACCGCTCCGGCCCACGCCCGTCGTGGCCCCCGACACCCCAACCACCGCCTTCCCGCCGCGCCTCTCGCCGCTCTCCGCCGCCTACCACTCCCACCACCACCGCCCCCCGCAGCACCGgtcccccgcggcggcggcggcaggggcggcgggcggcggaggcgccccggcccccgcccggcTGCCGGGCGGCCACACGCACGGCTCGGCGCCGGCGCCCGCCAGCAAGGACCTGAAATTCGGCATCGACCGCATTTTATCGGCGGAGTTTGACCCCAAAGTCAAGGAAGGCAACACGCTGAGAG ATCTGACCTCCTTATTAACTACCAGCCGCCAAACTGGGGTTCATCTCCCCAACTTGCAGCCTTCCGCCGGCCAGTTCTTCGCGTCTCTAGACCCCATTAACGAGGCCTCTGCTATTCTGGGTCCCTTAAACACAAACCCAAGGAGCTCAGTTCAGCACCAGTTTCAAGACACTTTTCCAG GTCCGTATGCAGTTTTAACCAAGGACACGCTGCCCCAGACGTACAAGAGGAAACGTTCCTGGTCCAGGGCtgttttctccaacctgcagagGAAAGGTTTAGAAAAACGTTTCGAAATCCAAAAATATGTCACCAAACCGGACAGAAAGCAACTGGCGGCGATGCTGGGGCTGACAGATGCTCAA GTGAAGGTGTGGTTCCAGAACCGGCGGATGAAGTGGCGGCACTCCAAAGAGGCGCAGGCCCAGAAAGACAAGGAGCCGCAGCCAGAACCGGAGCCGGAGCCGGCGGCCCAGCGAGCCGGCGCACCGCCCGCCACCGCCGCGGAGCCCGAGCGCAGCCCCAGCCGCTCCGAGGGCGACAGCGACAGCAGCGACGCCGACTCCCTCGACATGGCCCCCAGCGACACAGAACGGACTGAGGGCGCCGAGCGGAACCTGCCTGCCGCCGGGCTCGGCAACTCCTCCGGCTGCACCGGCCTCCCTTCCTCaccgccggccgccgccgccagccccgAGCCGCGCAACGGCCTATAG
- the HLX gene encoding H2.0-like homeobox protein isoform X2 — MYTAGLAPFYASNFSLWSAAYCSASGPAAAGCFPLDAAAAKKPSFCIADILHAGGEAAGGPTDSLAGAPGTGMPAALGAVHHGGPFHATASPLRPTPVVAPDTPTTAFPPRLSPLSAAYHSHHHRPPQHRSPAAAAAGAAGGGGAPAPARLPGGHTHGSAPAPASKDLKFGIDRILSAEFDPKVKEGNTLRGPYAVLTKDTLPQTYKRKRSWSRAVFSNLQRKGLEKRFEIQKYVTKPDRKQLAAMLGLTDAQVKVWFQNRRMKWRHSKEAQAQKDKEPQPEPEPEPAAQRAGAPPATAAEPERSPSRSEGDSDSSDADSLDMAPSDTERTEGAERNLPAAGLGNSSGCTGLPSSPPAAAASPEPRNGL, encoded by the exons ATGTACACGGCCGGGCTGGCTCCTTTCTACGCCTCCAACTTTAGCCTGTGGTCAGCGGCGTATTGCTCAGCATCGGGGCCGGCAGCCGCCGGCTGCTTCCCTCTGGACGCCGCGGCGGCGAAGAAACCGTCTTTCTGCATCGCCGACATCCTCCACGCCGGAGGCGAGGCGGCGGGAGGACCCACCGACAGCCTGGCCGGGGCTCCCGGCACCGGGATGCCGGCGGCGTTGGGAGCCGTCCATCACGGCGGTCCTTTCCACGCCACCGCCTCACCGCTCCGGCCCACGCCCGTCGTGGCCCCCGACACCCCAACCACCGCCTTCCCGCCGCGCCTCTCGCCGCTCTCCGCCGCCTACCACTCCCACCACCACCGCCCCCCGCAGCACCGgtcccccgcggcggcggcggcaggggcggcgggcggcggaggcgccccggcccccgcccggcTGCCGGGCGGCCACACGCACGGCTCGGCGCCGGCGCCCGCCAGCAAGGACCTGAAATTCGGCATCGACCGCATTTTATCGGCGGAGTTTGACCCCAAAGTCAAGGAAGGCAACACGCTGAGAG GTCCGTATGCAGTTTTAACCAAGGACACGCTGCCCCAGACGTACAAGAGGAAACGTTCCTGGTCCAGGGCtgttttctccaacctgcagagGAAAGGTTTAGAAAAACGTTTCGAAATCCAAAAATATGTCACCAAACCGGACAGAAAGCAACTGGCGGCGATGCTGGGGCTGACAGATGCTCAA GTGAAGGTGTGGTTCCAGAACCGGCGGATGAAGTGGCGGCACTCCAAAGAGGCGCAGGCCCAGAAAGACAAGGAGCCGCAGCCAGAACCGGAGCCGGAGCCGGCGGCCCAGCGAGCCGGCGCACCGCCCGCCACCGCCGCGGAGCCCGAGCGCAGCCCCAGCCGCTCCGAGGGCGACAGCGACAGCAGCGACGCCGACTCCCTCGACATGGCCCCCAGCGACACAGAACGGACTGAGGGCGCCGAGCGGAACCTGCCTGCCGCCGGGCTCGGCAACTCCTCCGGCTGCACCGGCCTCCCTTCCTCaccgccggccgccgccgccagccccgAGCCGCGCAACGGCCTATAG